The segment CCAAACTTCAGCCTCCTCCTGCCtaagggctgggctggcagggttCTTTCTGGCCAGGTGCACTGGGAAGCACTCAAGCTTTGGCTGCCCACAGCCTGGCAATGGGGGCTCCTGGCCAGTTCCCCATGAGACCTTTAAAAGCCATTGGAGGTAGATCGCACAGCATGCACGGGCATTGTCAAACAGGGGGACCCCTTCAGAGCTTGTGGGGGGACCACAGATAACCAGCATTCCCCAGCTAAATAGTGGGCAAGCTTTGCCCAGATGTAAGGTAGCACTTTATGCTGCTTTGAGGGGACTGTTTTGTTACACCCTCAGTTCTGGTTTCTCCTTGCCCATTTCAGGTGGCCCCAGCAACTTGGCTGTCAGCATCTCCCCCGCCGCAGCACTGCCCAATGGCACAGTGTATGTAGACAAACGCGACACTGTGATGTTCAGCTGCACCAGCAACTCCCATCCAGAGCCCACAATGGGGTGGACTTTCCAGCCGCCCAATTCGACCCCAGAAAcatttactgaagtcaatggcacctCCACCGTCTACATCCTGCAAAATCTATCCTTGCGCTTCCAGGGGAACTACTCATGCACAGCAAGGAACCCTCTCAGTGGCAGAAGTGAAACATCAACCAAGGAGCTCCTGGTCTACTGTGCGTAAGAGCGTTTGCGGTGTAATGGCTTGGTGAAAGGAATGGGGAGAGGGTTTGCTTTTCCAGTGTTTTCCCTGCCAATAGGTCTGGGTGTTAGCACAGGGGGTGATCAGAGTGGGAATGGTATCCTGGCTTTTGCTTCTTAAAACCTTTTGCTACAAAAAAGTGGGTCTAAATGTCAACCTCTACCCTGAACCCTCCTAGGAACCAGCAGGGGAGGcggggttggttggttggttagaATCTCTGTATTAAAATCTGCCTCAACCATGCTTGTGAGTCTGATCCAGGATAGGCATATTGTCCGAATCAGGTTTGAATGGGTGATCTTGGTGATGTAGGCCACAGGTCTCACCCTGAGCTGGAGCTGGGTCTAACATCATTGGCCTGGTGCAGCTTTGCACACAACTGGAAATGGACATGCTGATCATTTCTGCGGCACCAAATTTCATCCTATGTCATCAAACTGAACGCATTTAGCAAGAGTCTTGTCATTTTCCACGCTCGTTGGGTGAAATGTGAGAGATTTCACTGGTGAAGATTGATTATGATATTTACAATttgccgtgttggtcccaggatatcagagagatgtggtgggtgaggtaatatcttcaactggaccaacttctgttggggagagagagaagctttggagtgacacagagctcttcctcagctgCGGGAAAGGTAATttccagagctggagcagagctctgtgtagctcagaagcttgtctctttcatcaacagaagttggatCAATAAACCATATAACCTCGCCCACCTTGTTTCTATGCTATTTACTGACAagtaatatttgtacagtgctctgAAGCTGTTGGGTCCTATTCTCACCTGATGTAAACTGATGTAGCCCCTGtgcagtcagtggagctatgcgaATATATGACACCTGAGATCTGGCCCGCGAGGGACTGAGTATGCACCACAATGTATCAGGAAGGACAAAGATGTGATTGCTAAGACATACTGCTGTATTAACATTAGCTAACGCAAAAGCTAAAACCAAAACTGTCCGGCACAGCATAAGGATGGTTCACTGCCTAGAGTTTAGGGGGACAGGCTTTCTTGCTCCCCGTAAGGGTTGGGTTGAGATTGCCCCACTGTCTTTTCTGCTGGGGACCTCATCCCAGGTCTCCAGTGGTTGCTGTGTGCTGCTATGAAAAGAGCACACGTGCCCCCCAAAGACTGGTGTGAACTTGCAGGGAAGGAATTGAGGCAAGTGGGAGGAGAGAACAACcgtaagatttttaaaaggagctAAGGGAAAAATAATACCTCCCAGGCTAAAGTGCTGACACTGTCACGGTTTCACAGCATGGTGTACCTCAGCAGAGATGAAGGCGTCTTTAACCTTGTGCTGTTTTGCTGTTAGATCCCCCACCGTCAGTCCCAAGGTGTTGGGCTCAAACTGCCCAAGTGGGGTTGATGCTGCAGTTGTTTTGTAACTGGCCCGGGGGATACCCGCACCCCGTCCTCCAGTGGACAGAAGAGGAGCGAGACCTGGAGAATTCAAGCTGGGTTGTTAATGCAACGGGCACTGGGGACACCCACGTGGAAACGCTGAGCAGCTCTCGCCTCCTCCACGGGAAGGAGTTCAAGTGTGTCGGAATCCACATCCTAAAGCAGGGGAAAGTGGAGCCGACCTGCACTGTGCAGATAAGTGCGTCAGCCTGTCCCTCCCTGGTTAGCCATTAACGAACCTGTGCACGTCGAGAGCCAGGCTAGCAGCTTGGCTCCAGTGAGAGCCCTGGACACGGGTCTGAGGGCAGGGAGTCATCCAGGGAGTCTaattctcccctgccctgtgcctcccATCATGACTTCCAGCTGTGCAAAGTAGGGGGAACACTAGTGAATCCGGATGGGCGCATTTGACATGACAGTAAATGGCtatgcagggcccagggcagcggGGATCAGAGCCTGTAGCCCAGAGCCTCTGCCTGGGCACAACTTGGTGGACATAAATAGTTCCATGGAGTCCATGAGATGACTCACGTGCAAACGGCGACTCAGGCACGTACAGGTTTGCAGAAGCGGggctgagaatttaaaaagtCCATAGAGATGTTGGGAACCTTGATTTTTTTGGTTGCCCAACTTGAGATCCCGTAAAGGGACTGGATTTTCAGTGTGTGCGCGCTAGgacagggaaaccgaggcacagagtggtgtAGTGCTTTGgacaaggtcacccagcaggccagtggcagaggcgggaatagaacccagagctCCTGAGGCCCAGTGCAGGGCTCTATCCGTTAGGCCACGCTGCCTCACAAAGTAAGGGATCCAGCCCctttcagcaaagcacatacttaacttcgAAGGTGAGCAAGTGCTTACGTGCTTGGAACCAGGGCCTATGACACTTGCTCAAGGTGAaaaaaggcagagctgggaattgaatgcCCATCTCCCAAGACCCAGGCCCGGGCCTCCTCCAATTATCTGGGTGGGCAGTGCCTGCCTGGCAGTGTGGATCCAGGGTTCTTGTACGTACACCCTACACGAGGTCATTTGCAAGTTGCTCTAGGAACATAAGATCTTTTTCCTATAGGATTTTCAACCTTCTTCttgactccctccctccctccttgtttAGAGGCCCCTTCGCTGGCGACGGAGCCGCTGAAGACCTGCTTTGTGGGTGGCACCGTGTCCCTCACGTGCCAGGTGATGGAGAGCAATCCCCCTGCGAGAATCAGCTGGCTTCGGAATGTCTCCCAGCCAGAGGTGGAGATCCGGCCTGGTGGGAGGTACCTGGTCACCCAAGAGGGCAGCGTCTCCAATCTCACCATTCAGAACTGCTCCCATGACGCTGACGAAGGCTACTACATCTGCAAAGCTGAGAACCCCGCGGGGCTGAAGGAAGCCTACGTGTCACTCACCGTGAAGAGTAAGTTAGCAGTGCTGTAGCTGAGGGGAGCGGAAGCAGGGTGCGAGGAGAGGGAGCATGACATGAACAGGACCAGTAAGTGAGTCTCTGATGTACTGCCCTGGATTCGTTCCCTCTAGGGCTCCCCGTGAGACATAATACCCCAGGGAGAGGTGATCTTATGCCTCATTCGTGTGCGTTCATAGTTGTCTCCCACGTTCCTCTGTCCATCGGAGCATTCCCAGCTGTGGGGGGGCGGAAGGGGGAGCAGCGGACGCTGGCTCGCAGAGCCGCGATCTTAGTCTGGTGAATGGGTCCAGTTGCCGGAGGTGGCAGGATCAGTGTGAAAAATGACACAATTCTTCCACACTTGATTCTAAAACGGGCCTGATGTATGCAAGAAGCTGTTTACGGGTCAGCTGAGTGACTGGTGCGGTCCCTTTGTGAAGTCGACAGTGTGTGTTACTGTATAGCTGTCCTGAGCGCACGTGCTGAAATCTGCAGTCGGTCAGAGCCTAGCCGGGGCAGTTCATGTGGCACACTGTAGTGGTTTTCATCTGCATGAGGTGTGTGTGCACGATGGCAAGCGGGCGCCCGATGCACCCATCCCGCCGAAGGAGCAGGCCAGTTACAAGGTAACCATTGGCATCAGGGCAGCGCTGTGACCGGCTAGTGACAGTCCCATAGGCTGAGCTGCtgcgtctctcctctcctctacaCAGAGCCGGTGAATATAGTCGGGGTGGTGGGAGCAGTTGTGGTCCTGCTGCTGCTAGGAGTTCTGGTCATCTCCGGAATAATTTTGTACTACAACCCCCTCCTGTGCCTGAAAGGTAAGAGGAGCTGCCACCCCCCGGCTCCCCGCatcccctctgcccttcccagccACAAGGCACACGGATGGGAGCTCTGCTTCTCCAGACCTGACCTGGCGCAGTCCTTTAGTTTTATCCCCAGCCTGTAACCCTGGGGCCCTCCTCCGCCCCACTAACCTGTGTCCACCACTGATGTGCACACCTTACCTCCGGCTCCTTCCCCTAGCCCCTATAGGAATGGTGTCTGCTTTGGGAGCAGGAACAGAGGTACCCAGAGAGCGGGGCACTTGCATAGCCGACCAAGAGTGGATGGCATGGCTGTCTCTCTGCGAGACCTTCTGCAATACTGGAGATTTTGTGTCCTGTGTGAAaccacccttcccttcccctgcaaaGTTGTATCTGATGCTGTGTCTCATCAGTCTCTGAGCTGACCACAGCTGCCTTCTGCTGCTTCAGTGGGACAGCACCATCTCCCCGAGGCTTTCTGGCACTTTCCTGGGCTGTGTGTCTGCATGGCGATTTCCTGGGACAGTCCCAGTTCAGTATAATAGACAGTATTGCCAAAGGCAGCAAATGATCTTACTGGGAAACTGACTTTGCTTTGTCTAAGGAATCACATTTATGAAGGTCTCTTaaatccttttttcctttctcccttcttccccccctcccccacaggcaaCATATTCAGGTGAGTGTTTCCTTTCCCCGATCTCTGTGCAAACCTAGGTATAGCTGCTGTCCGGTAGACTTGCTGCGGTTGTAGCTAGGCTATACGCTACCCAAGGTAGGAGCTGTATCTACTGAAATGACAGGCTAAGGCGAGTATCACGTCCTGCACAGAACCAAGGACCAAAGCCAGAGGCCCCAGTCACGTGAGCTACTTGAGACTCTCTGTTAGCTATTGCTAGTAGCCAGGCTTCTGTCCCCTGTGGCATAGCCGCTAGAAGTGGGGAGATCACACATGTTGCACTGACCCGGGGGAATATGCCACCTCTAGGGAAGGAAACACCAATGTAAATTCCTCTCCTTGGCTGTTCTTGTTATGCAATGTCTTTGAGATTGCTGGAGAGAGCCTGGCTTTTGAGTCACATCCCCTGTCCCCTGAAGACAAGGTAGTTCTGCCTTGATTCTTTAAAGTGTAGGGAGTAAATAAAAGCAGCAACATGCTGCCTCTCTGGTTTACAAATAGCTTCTCCAAACCCCAGTGACAGCAAAACAAGAACCTTCCTGGGGTCATGGTGTTCTTCACTCCCGCTCCCTTTTCTAGTGCTTATTGTCCCTGTACCCCCGCCccgggttctgtccctggctccaCTCTTGTGTGGCTTTGGGCGATTTCCTTCCCCAccgccgtgcctcagtttccccacctgtgcaaTTGGGAAAGTACTCACCTCACAGAGTGATTATGGGGATTTATCCatgaatgtttgtaaattgctctGAGGACTTTGGATGAAAAAAGCTGCCGAGCTGCAAAGCCCTATCAGCACTATTGCTGCCAGTGGGCTTTGGGGGCGTGAGTACAGGACTTGACATAGCAGCTGTAACTAGCAGCTCCCTGTTAGAGACAAAGGTACAATTCCGTAGCCCCCTGGGGGAATGGAGGAAGGCTGGGGGCTGGAAaaaagagggaaggggcagcccTGTTGCCTTCTCAGTCACTTTCATTTGCCCTCCTGCTCACAGGAATCAAGACTCAAATGATGTCTTGGTGCTGGTGGATTCagatggagaaggggaggaggagagggaggaagaagaggcgACTGGCAACTCCAATGTACATCGAGTGACGGCCCTGGTGAACGGGAACAGCACTCAGGCTGGCTGTGGCTACCATTTTACTGAGAGTAAGCACCTGGCTTTGGAGATGCATCACTGCACAGGGAAATAGGCTGCCCCTATCAAGCTGCTTGGTAAAATTTATGTGGGTGAGAGAGGCCACCATTTTCCCTGTGTCCTCGCTCAGTGGGCGGTGtctcagcagcaccagctgcaggACGGGAGGAGCAGAGATGGACTCCACCTCTTCTCTCCATCCGCACCTACTGCATGCAGTCACCCAGCTGGAGTTAGGTGATGAGGATCATTTGTATTGTGTGTGTCTAGCGGCCTTGGTCAGGCGCAGGGCCCTGTTGTTGAGGGCACAGCACACACCTAGCGAGAGAGAGCCCCTGCTCTGAGAAGCTGCTCACAGTCTGAATGGGCAAACAGAGgaaggacaggagaaaggcacGCTAGACAAATGCACACTAATAACATGGCTACGACAGCTTAGCACCCAGGGGCGGGGAAAGCCCTGGGTGCTTGGCTTGGCCGGGCCATGGCTCTGGTAGTAactgtgtgccagggtctcctgCCTTGTGATTTCTTCTAGGTGACAGCAGTGAGATGCACAGTGAGCTCTCAACAGAGGaagtggagagagaagagaggccaACTACGCAGAGGCAAATTCTCCCTTTTCTTGCTGACATGGATGGAACTGTGGGTGGAAGTTAAACTTCAAATGCATCATTGATACGTGGCTGCACCTAGGCTGTTCAAATTCCTGCAGTGAGATCTGTCTGATCTGGTTGTTAGTTTCTTTCTTCCCTCGCCACAgccctgtttttcattctttcattTTGTTCATTCTTTCATCTCACAcagttattttcttctctttgtttttggCTATTTCTTCCCTTCTCTCAAGTTTTCTTTTTGTCTCAGGTTTTCTTGTTAATAAGAGGAATTTCAGAGGCAGACAGAGTTCAGGAGGCATGTGTCTCTGCTTCAGAAGATCTTGTCCCGTGGGTATCCTCTTTATCGCTAAGCCTGCCGCCGACTGTGTCCAGGACCCACGGGGAGTTAACAGGAGGGCAGTTCTGGATCACGAAAAAGGCTAAAGGCAATCCCAGCAATATACTTGTCCATATAGGATGCAGCAAAAACTGGGGGGAAGGGTTGCAGGAGTTTGCTTCATAACTGCTAGAATGTGCATGGGTCTGTTTTTATGAAAACGTTCCGATGCTGGAAGGGAAGGTCAGGATGTACTGTGCGCTGCATGGCTTTCGCAGGGCCAGCTGGCCTGTTCTGCACTGAGGAAGTGAGAAGATCTCCTTGGAGCTTTGCATGTGATTTTGACCCAGAGACCCGACTCTGCTCTAAAAGCATTATCCAAGCTACGGGGTGCTCCTACTGCCAGCTCTGCCtagtggggaggaagaaggatGTCCTTGTGGTTAAGATGCAGGAtctgggttctgcttcttctgcaCAGACTTCCTGCAGGGCAAGTCTCTCAGGCCtgagttttcaaaagtggccactgattttgttGCCTCCATTTTGGGCTTTCCAACTTTAGATGATTGTCAGGAGAGGTAGAATCCTAACTTGCCTACGTGCCATTTGCCTTCTACTTCAGCAGTGCGACTGCCCGGAGGGGAGCAACATGCTCGGAATGGTCTATGCCAGGGGTGGCGAAAATTACC is part of the Chelonoidis abingdonii isolate Lonesome George chromosome 22, CheloAbing_2.0, whole genome shotgun sequence genome and harbors:
- the VSIG10 gene encoding V-set and immunoglobulin domain-containing protein 10, which gives rise to MRVPAGAGPLLLAACLWRLPPGRGAAGTEEVIIGEAGKSVVLMCRNVSERADEVDWFHGDPGAVPPLFSSNATLPEDARLSLVDNSSLHISVLRPQDGGNYTCKEVLNETVREHRVQLLVASGPSNLAVSISPAAALPNGTVYVDKRDTVMFSCTSNSHPEPTMGWTFQPPNSTPETFTEVNGTSTVYILQNLSLRFQGNYSCTARNPLSGRSETSTKELLVYYPPPSVPRCWAQTAQVGLMLQLFCNWPGGYPHPVLQWTEEERDLENSSWVVNATGTGDTHVETLSSSRLLHGKEFKCVGIHILKQGKVEPTCTVQIKAPSLATEPLKTCFVGGTVSLTCQVMESNPPARISWLRNVSQPEVEIRPGGRYLVTQEGSVSNLTIQNCSHDADEGYYICKAENPAGLKEAYVSLTVKKPVNIVGVVGAVVVLLLLGVLVISGIILYYNPLLCLKGNIFRNQDSNDVLVLVDSDGEGEEEREEEEATGNSNVHRVTALVNGNSTQAGCGYHFTESDSSEMHSELSTEEVEREERPTTQRQILPFLADMDGTVGGS